In Pelmatolapia mariae isolate MD_Pm_ZW linkage group LG8, Pm_UMD_F_2, whole genome shotgun sequence, one genomic interval encodes:
- the spag9b gene encoding C-Jun-amino-terminal kinase-interacting protein 4 isoform X3 codes for MELDDVVLYQDDSGNSTMMSERVSGLASSIYREFERLIEKYDEDVVKELMPLVVAVLENLDSVFAVNQEHEVELELLKEDNEQLVTQYEREKALRKHTEERYIALEDSQDGEKKDLQCRLVTLESHTRQLELKTRNYADQISRLEEREAELKKEYNALHQRHTEMIHSYMEHLERTKHQHAAMTAEPSDTGTSVRTRKERPVSMGLFQLPAADGMTPDLHREPVDTPSEPWRFNNLSHPRSNTSLKDELSQLNCGSSKSNTQTNQGSVSKNGTPVSLQDGGSKSTTPSLGGASKSNTPTSNYSNNSQSTTPLSPFDGGSTGMSPMSSLGRGSASDVAMESVDTPLKDQETSDGHNKNLDWSSGKPESNKNIAAVQEGQQKGPESDTTPLKEDDGADSLEKSEVQAIIESTPELDMDLAGCRGTSTPTKGGVENLAFDRNTDSLFEELSSAGNDLIGDVDEGADLLDYNFLGMGREVEHLIHENTQLLETKNALNVVKNDLISRVDELSCEKEVLQGELNAVTHAKTKLEEKNKELEEELKKVRAELDEAKQKVKNDNEDDSDVPTAQRKRFTRVEMARVLMERNQYKERLMELQEAVRWTEMIRASKENPTLPEKKKSSLWQLSRLFSSSGGGAKKPAAEAPVNVKYNAPTSQIQPSVKKKSSTLQQLPSDKSKAFDFLNEEAPADSVVSRREQKRAQYQQVKAHVQKEDGRLQAYGWSLPKKHKANGGQTESKMKSLPVPVFLRPLDEKDASMKLWCATCVNLSGGKTRDGGSIVGASVFYSDVSGPESPKKKIGSQSSLDKLDQELREQQKEQRHQEELSSLVWICTTTKSTTKAVVIDANQPGNILESFFVCNSHILCIASVPGARETDYPAGEEVPPNSEVGPVGDGNSSATSTSSAGGDSVLGGITVVGCEAEGITAVPQTAGKDGEAESRPAEEATEATETSAESADQRESLREIYTEHVFTDPLGAQHKVETPANYSQRESDLLKDGVSLNPSAEEQDLMREEAQKMSSVLPTMWLGAQNGYVYVHSSVAQWKKCLHSIKLKDSVLGIVHVKGRVLVGLSDGTLAIFHRGVDGQWDLTNYHLLDLGRPHHSIRCMTVVHDKVWCGFRNKIYVVQPKAMKIEKSFDAHPRKDSQVRLLAWDGDGIWVSIRLDSTLRLFHAHTYQHLQDVDIEPYVSKMLGTGKLGFSFVRITALMVSCNRLWIGTGNGVIISIPLTETASKVTKAAGNQPGSAVRVYGDDSGDKVTAGTFVPYCSMAHAQLSFHGHRDAVKFFTAVPGHAAPSASCAGEAAGDKAADATTQEGTKCMLVMSGGEGYIDFRMGDEDGEMEEAEDAPIKLQPKAERSHLIVWQVTQD; via the exons AGGTACATCGCCTTGGAAGACTCCCAGGATGGCGAGAAGAAGGATCTCCAGTGTCGACTGGTGACGTTGGAATCTCACACACGGCAGCTAGAGCTAAAAACTAGAAACTATGCAGATCAGA TTAGCAGAttggaggagagagaagcaGAGCTCAAAAAAGAGTACAATGCCCTTCATCAGAGACATACTGAG ATGATCCACAGCTACATGGAGCATCTGGAGCGGACTAAACACCAACATGCAGCGATGACAGCAGAGCCCTCAGATACAGGAACATCAGTCAGGACACG GAAGGAGCGTCCAGTCTCCATGGGCCTGTTCCaacttcctgcagctgatggCATGACCCCTGACCTCCACAGAGAACCCGTGGACACCCCATCTGAACCATGGAGATTCAACAACCTTAGCCATCCACGGTCTAACACCAGCCTCAAG GATGAACTGTCCCAACTGAACTGTGGGAGTTCCAAGTCCAACACGCAAACCAACCAGGGAAGCGTCTCTAAAAACGGAACACCTGTGTCTTTACAAGATGGAGGGTCCAAATCCACCACTCCCTCGCTGGGGGGTGCCTCTAAATCAAACACCCCCACATCTAACTACAGCAATAATTCTCAGTCCACCACACCACTGTCTCCTTTTGATGGTGGTTCTACTGGCATGAGTCCCATGTCTAGTCTTGGGAGAGGGTCTGCTTCTGATGTTGCCATGGAGTCTGTGGACACCCCCTTAAAGGACCAGGAAACTTCAGATGGCCACAACAAAAACCTGGACTGGAGCAGTGGAAAGCCAGAGAGCAATAAGAACATAGCAGCGGTGCAGGAAGGACAGCAGAAGGGTCCTGAGTCTGATACTACACCTCTTAAAGAGGATG ATGGAGCAGATAGCCTGGAGAAGTCTGAGGTGCAGGCTATCATAGAGTCCACCCCTGAGCTGGACATGGACCTCGCTGGCTGCAGAGGAACAAG CACACCAACTAAAGGTGGCGTAGAGAATCTAGCATTCGACCGCAACACCGACTCTCTGTTTGAGGAGCTGTCGTCTGCAGGAAATGACCTCATAGGAGATGTGGATGAAGGAGCTGACCTGCTGG ACTACAACTTTTTAG GTATGGGGCGCGAAGTTGAACACCTTATCCATGAGAACACCCAGCTGCTAGAGACCAA AAATGCTTTGAATGTGGTGAAGAATGACCTGATATCTCGTGTGGATGAGCTGTCGTGTGAGAAGGAGGTGCTGCAAGGAGAGCTGAATGCTGTCACACACGCCAAGACCAaactggaggaaaaaaacaaagaattagaAGAAGAACTTAAAAA AGTTCGAGCAGAGCTGGACGAAGCCAAACAGAAGGTCAAGAATGACAATGAGGATGAT AGTGATGTGCCTACAGCACAGAGGAAGCGCTTCACCAGAGTGGAGATGGCCAGAGTGCTGATGGAGAGGAACCAGTATAAGGAGAGACTCATGGAGCTGCAGGAGGCCGTCAGATGGACGGAGATGATCCG ggcTTCAAAGGAGAACCCAACTCTTCCAGAGAAAAAGAAGTCCAGCCTCTGGCAGTTG AGCCGTTTGTTCAGCTCGTCGGGCGGAGGAGCCAAGAAGCCGGCAGCGGAGGCCCCAGTAAACGTCAAGTACAACGCACCCACCTCTCAGATTCAGCCGTCCGTCAAGAAGAAGAGCAGCACCCTGCAGCAGCTGCCCAGTGACAAGAGCAAAGCCTTTGACTTCCTCAATGAGGA AGCGCCAGCTGATAGTGTGGTATCCAGGCGAGAACAGAAGAGGGCTCAATACCAGCAGGTCAAAGCCCATGTCCAGAAGGAGGATGGCAGACTGCAGGCGTACGGCTGGAGCCTCCCTAAGAAGCACAAA GCTAACGGTGGTCAGACAGAGAGCAAGATGAAGAGTCTACCTGTTCCTGTCTTCCTCAGACCGCTAGATGAGAAAGATGCTTCTATGAAG CTGTGGTGTGCTACCTGTGTGAATCTTTCTGGAGGTAAAACCAGAGATGGAGGTTCAATAGTCGGGGCCAGTGTGTTTTATAGTGACGTGTCAGGACCAGAGAGCCCGAAAAAGAAGATTGGGTCTCAGAGCAGTCTGGATAAGCTGGATCAAGAACTCAGG GAGCAGCAGAAAGAGCAGCGGCACCAGGAGGAGTTGTCGTCACTTGTGTGGATTTGCACCACCACCAAGTCTACTACTAAAGCTGTCGTCATTGATGCCAACCAGCCTGGGAACATCCTGGAGAGCTTCTTTGTTTGTAACTCTCACATCCTCTGCATCGCAAGCGTGCCAG GTGCGAGAGAGACAGACTACCCAGCTGGAGAAGAAGTGCCTCCAAACTCTGAGGTGGGACCGGTGGGAGATGGCAACTCTTCAGCAACCAGTACCAGCTCAGCAGGTGGCGACAGCGTGCTGGGAGGCATCACAGTGGTGGGCTGTGAAGCTGAGGGAATAACAGCTGTTCCTCAGACAGCAGGAAAAGATGGAGAAGCCG AATCCAGACCAGCGGAAGAAGCCACAGAGGCGACAGAGACCAGTGCAGAATCTGCTGACCAGCGAGAAAGCCTGCGGGAAATCTACACTGAGCACGTCTTCACAGATCCACTGGGAGCTCAGCACAAAGTAGAGACGCCAGCCAACTACTCTCAGAG GGAGAGCGATCTGCTGAAGGATGGCGTGAGCTTGAACCCCAGTGCAGAGGAGCAGGACCTGATGAGAGAAGAGGCTCAGAAAATGAGCAGTGTTCTTCCCACTATGTGGCTGGGCGCACAGAATGGATA TGTGTACGTGCACTCCTCCGTGGCTCAGTGGAAGAAGTGTCTTCACTCTATAAAGCTGAAGGACTCTGTGCTCGGCATAGT ACACGTGAAAGGACGTGTGCTAGTTGGCCTCTCTGATGGCACGTTAGCCATTTTCCACAGAGGTGTAG ATGGACAGTGGGACCTGACAAACTACCATCTGTTAGACTTGGGGAGGCCTCACCACTCCATCCGCTGCATGACAGTAGTGCATGATAAGGTGTGGTGTGGCTTCAGGAACAAGATCTATGTGGTGCAACCTAAAGCCATGAAGATAGAG AAATCATTTGATGCCCACCCTCGTAAGGACAGTCAGGTACGTCTGCTGGCTTGGGACGGCGACGGTATCTGGGTGTCCATCAGACTCGACTCCACCCTCAGGCTGTTCCACGCTCACACCTACCAGCACCTCCAGGATGTCGACATCGAGCCCTATGTCAGCAAAATGCTGG GCACGGGCAAACTGGGCTTCTCATTTGTCAGAATCACGGCTCTGATGGTGTCATGTAACCGTCTGTGGATTGGAACTGGCAATGGTGTTATCATCTCCATCCCTCTGACAGAGA CAGCCAGCAAGGTTACCAAGGCAGCAGGTAACCAACCAGGAAGTGCAGTCCGTGTTTATGGTGACGACAGTGGCGACAAAGTCACAGCAGGGACGTTTGTTCCGTACTGCTCCATGGCTCACGCTCAGCTCTCTTTCCATGGTCACCGTGATGCTGTCAAGTTCTTCACAGCTGTTCCAG GTCACGCAGCTCCATCTGCATCGTGTGCAGGAGAAGCAGCTGGCGACAAGGCGGCAGATGCCACAACTCAGGAAGGAACTAAGTGTATGCTGGTGATGAGTGGAGGAGAAGGCTACATCGACTTCAGAATGG gcgATGAGGACGGAGAGATGGAGGAGGCGGAGGACGCCCCCATCAAACTTCAGCCTAAAGCCGAGCGCAGCCACCTTATCGTTTGGCAGGTGACTCAGGACTGA
- the spag9b gene encoding C-Jun-amino-terminal kinase-interacting protein 4 isoform X2 yields the protein MELDDVVLYQDDSGNSTMMSERVSGLASSIYREFERLIEKYDEDVVKELMPLVVAVLENLDSVFAVNQEHEVELELLKEDNEQLVTQYEREKALRKHTEERYIALEDSQDGEKKDLQCRLVTLESHTRQLELKTRNYADQISRLEEREAELKKEYNALHQRHTEMIHSYMEHLERTKHQHAAMTAEPSDTGTSVRTRKERPVSMGLFQLPAADGMTPDLHREPVDTPSEPWRFNNLSHPRSNTSLKDELSQLNCGSSKSNTQTNQGSVSKNGTPVSLQDGGSKSTTPSLGGASKSNTPTSNYSNNSQSTTPLSPFDGGSTGMSPMSSLGRGSASDVAMESVDTPLKDQETSDGHNKNLDWSSGKPESNKNIAAVQEGQQKGPESDTTPLKEDDGADSLEKSEVQAIIESTPELDMDLAGCRGTSTPTKGGVENLAFDRNTDSLFEELSSAGNDLIGDVDEGADLLDYNFLGMGREVEHLIHENTQLLETKNALNVVKNDLISRVDELSCEKEVLQGELNAVTHAKTKLEEKNKELEEELKKVRAELDEAKQKVKNDNEDDSDVPTAQRKRFTRVEMARVLMERNQYKERLMELQEAVRWTEMIRASKENPTLPEKKKSSLWQFFSRLFSSSGGGAKKPAAEAPVNVKYNAPTSQIQPSVKKKSSTLQQLPSDKSKAFDFLNEEAPADSVVSRREQKRAQYQQVKAHVQKEDGRLQAYGWSLPKKHKANGGQTESKMKSLPVPVFLRPLDEKDASMKLWCATCVNLSGGKTRDGGSIVGASVFYSDVSGPESPKKKIGSQSSLDKLDQELREQQKEQRHQEELSSLVWICTTTKSTTKAVVIDANQPGNILESFFVCNSHILCIASVPGARETDYPAGEEVPPNSEVGPVGDGNSSATSTSSAGGDSVLGGITVVGCEAEGITAVPQTAGKDGEAESRPAEEATEATETSAESADQRESLREIYTEHVFTDPLGAQHKVETPANYSQRESDLLKDGVSLNPSAEEQDLMREEAQKMSSVLPTMWLGAQNGYVYVHSSVAQWKKCLHSIKLKDSVLGIVHVKGRVLVGLSDGTLAIFHRGVDGQWDLTNYHLLDLGRPHHSIRCMTVVHDKVWCGFRNKIYVVQPKAMKIEKSFDAHPRKDSQVRLLAWDGDGIWVSIRLDSTLRLFHAHTYQHLQDVDIEPYVSKMLGTGKLGFSFVRITALMVSCNRLWIGTGNGVIISIPLTETASKVTKAAGNQPGSAVRVYGDDSGDKVTAGTFVPYCSMAHAQLSFHGHRDAVKFFTAVPGHAAPSASCAGEAAGDKAADATTQEGTKCMLVMSGGEGYIDFRMGDEDGEMEEAEDAPIKLQPKAERSHLIVWQVTQD from the exons AGGTACATCGCCTTGGAAGACTCCCAGGATGGCGAGAAGAAGGATCTCCAGTGTCGACTGGTGACGTTGGAATCTCACACACGGCAGCTAGAGCTAAAAACTAGAAACTATGCAGATCAGA TTAGCAGAttggaggagagagaagcaGAGCTCAAAAAAGAGTACAATGCCCTTCATCAGAGACATACTGAG ATGATCCACAGCTACATGGAGCATCTGGAGCGGACTAAACACCAACATGCAGCGATGACAGCAGAGCCCTCAGATACAGGAACATCAGTCAGGACACG GAAGGAGCGTCCAGTCTCCATGGGCCTGTTCCaacttcctgcagctgatggCATGACCCCTGACCTCCACAGAGAACCCGTGGACACCCCATCTGAACCATGGAGATTCAACAACCTTAGCCATCCACGGTCTAACACCAGCCTCAAG GATGAACTGTCCCAACTGAACTGTGGGAGTTCCAAGTCCAACACGCAAACCAACCAGGGAAGCGTCTCTAAAAACGGAACACCTGTGTCTTTACAAGATGGAGGGTCCAAATCCACCACTCCCTCGCTGGGGGGTGCCTCTAAATCAAACACCCCCACATCTAACTACAGCAATAATTCTCAGTCCACCACACCACTGTCTCCTTTTGATGGTGGTTCTACTGGCATGAGTCCCATGTCTAGTCTTGGGAGAGGGTCTGCTTCTGATGTTGCCATGGAGTCTGTGGACACCCCCTTAAAGGACCAGGAAACTTCAGATGGCCACAACAAAAACCTGGACTGGAGCAGTGGAAAGCCAGAGAGCAATAAGAACATAGCAGCGGTGCAGGAAGGACAGCAGAAGGGTCCTGAGTCTGATACTACACCTCTTAAAGAGGATG ATGGAGCAGATAGCCTGGAGAAGTCTGAGGTGCAGGCTATCATAGAGTCCACCCCTGAGCTGGACATGGACCTCGCTGGCTGCAGAGGAACAAG CACACCAACTAAAGGTGGCGTAGAGAATCTAGCATTCGACCGCAACACCGACTCTCTGTTTGAGGAGCTGTCGTCTGCAGGAAATGACCTCATAGGAGATGTGGATGAAGGAGCTGACCTGCTGG ACTACAACTTTTTAG GTATGGGGCGCGAAGTTGAACACCTTATCCATGAGAACACCCAGCTGCTAGAGACCAA AAATGCTTTGAATGTGGTGAAGAATGACCTGATATCTCGTGTGGATGAGCTGTCGTGTGAGAAGGAGGTGCTGCAAGGAGAGCTGAATGCTGTCACACACGCCAAGACCAaactggaggaaaaaaacaaagaattagaAGAAGAACTTAAAAA AGTTCGAGCAGAGCTGGACGAAGCCAAACAGAAGGTCAAGAATGACAATGAGGATGAT AGTGATGTGCCTACAGCACAGAGGAAGCGCTTCACCAGAGTGGAGATGGCCAGAGTGCTGATGGAGAGGAACCAGTATAAGGAGAGACTCATGGAGCTGCAGGAGGCCGTCAGATGGACGGAGATGATCCG ggcTTCAAAGGAGAACCCAACTCTTCCAGAGAAAAAGAAGTCCAGCCTCTGGCAGTT TTTCAGCCGTTTGTTCAGCTCGTCGGGCGGAGGAGCCAAGAAGCCGGCAGCGGAGGCCCCAGTAAACGTCAAGTACAACGCACCCACCTCTCAGATTCAGCCGTCCGTCAAGAAGAAGAGCAGCACCCTGCAGCAGCTGCCCAGTGACAAGAGCAAAGCCTTTGACTTCCTCAATGAGGA AGCGCCAGCTGATAGTGTGGTATCCAGGCGAGAACAGAAGAGGGCTCAATACCAGCAGGTCAAAGCCCATGTCCAGAAGGAGGATGGCAGACTGCAGGCGTACGGCTGGAGCCTCCCTAAGAAGCACAAA GCTAACGGTGGTCAGACAGAGAGCAAGATGAAGAGTCTACCTGTTCCTGTCTTCCTCAGACCGCTAGATGAGAAAGATGCTTCTATGAAG CTGTGGTGTGCTACCTGTGTGAATCTTTCTGGAGGTAAAACCAGAGATGGAGGTTCAATAGTCGGGGCCAGTGTGTTTTATAGTGACGTGTCAGGACCAGAGAGCCCGAAAAAGAAGATTGGGTCTCAGAGCAGTCTGGATAAGCTGGATCAAGAACTCAGG GAGCAGCAGAAAGAGCAGCGGCACCAGGAGGAGTTGTCGTCACTTGTGTGGATTTGCACCACCACCAAGTCTACTACTAAAGCTGTCGTCATTGATGCCAACCAGCCTGGGAACATCCTGGAGAGCTTCTTTGTTTGTAACTCTCACATCCTCTGCATCGCAAGCGTGCCAG GTGCGAGAGAGACAGACTACCCAGCTGGAGAAGAAGTGCCTCCAAACTCTGAGGTGGGACCGGTGGGAGATGGCAACTCTTCAGCAACCAGTACCAGCTCAGCAGGTGGCGACAGCGTGCTGGGAGGCATCACAGTGGTGGGCTGTGAAGCTGAGGGAATAACAGCTGTTCCTCAGACAGCAGGAAAAGATGGAGAAGCCG AATCCAGACCAGCGGAAGAAGCCACAGAGGCGACAGAGACCAGTGCAGAATCTGCTGACCAGCGAGAAAGCCTGCGGGAAATCTACACTGAGCACGTCTTCACAGATCCACTGGGAGCTCAGCACAAAGTAGAGACGCCAGCCAACTACTCTCAGAG GGAGAGCGATCTGCTGAAGGATGGCGTGAGCTTGAACCCCAGTGCAGAGGAGCAGGACCTGATGAGAGAAGAGGCTCAGAAAATGAGCAGTGTTCTTCCCACTATGTGGCTGGGCGCACAGAATGGATA TGTGTACGTGCACTCCTCCGTGGCTCAGTGGAAGAAGTGTCTTCACTCTATAAAGCTGAAGGACTCTGTGCTCGGCATAGT ACACGTGAAAGGACGTGTGCTAGTTGGCCTCTCTGATGGCACGTTAGCCATTTTCCACAGAGGTGTAG ATGGACAGTGGGACCTGACAAACTACCATCTGTTAGACTTGGGGAGGCCTCACCACTCCATCCGCTGCATGACAGTAGTGCATGATAAGGTGTGGTGTGGCTTCAGGAACAAGATCTATGTGGTGCAACCTAAAGCCATGAAGATAGAG AAATCATTTGATGCCCACCCTCGTAAGGACAGTCAGGTACGTCTGCTGGCTTGGGACGGCGACGGTATCTGGGTGTCCATCAGACTCGACTCCACCCTCAGGCTGTTCCACGCTCACACCTACCAGCACCTCCAGGATGTCGACATCGAGCCCTATGTCAGCAAAATGCTGG GCACGGGCAAACTGGGCTTCTCATTTGTCAGAATCACGGCTCTGATGGTGTCATGTAACCGTCTGTGGATTGGAACTGGCAATGGTGTTATCATCTCCATCCCTCTGACAGAGA CAGCCAGCAAGGTTACCAAGGCAGCAGGTAACCAACCAGGAAGTGCAGTCCGTGTTTATGGTGACGACAGTGGCGACAAAGTCACAGCAGGGACGTTTGTTCCGTACTGCTCCATGGCTCACGCTCAGCTCTCTTTCCATGGTCACCGTGATGCTGTCAAGTTCTTCACAGCTGTTCCAG GTCACGCAGCTCCATCTGCATCGTGTGCAGGAGAAGCAGCTGGCGACAAGGCGGCAGATGCCACAACTCAGGAAGGAACTAAGTGTATGCTGGTGATGAGTGGAGGAGAAGGCTACATCGACTTCAGAATGG gcgATGAGGACGGAGAGATGGAGGAGGCGGAGGACGCCCCCATCAAACTTCAGCCTAAAGCCGAGCGCAGCCACCTTATCGTTTGGCAGGTGACTCAGGACTGA